The genomic region GTGACTCGCGGAATGGCGAACCGTGAAGCCACTTGAACCGATCCGGGATTGGGCCTCGGAGAAGACGCTCGGGGTACCGGACTCGCCACTCCAAAGCCGGAGCATCTCCTGGTAGTCCTTCCTCGACTTGCTCTCGACCGCGCTGGAGTACCGCTCCAAGAACACGTTGCACCAATACCATCGGCGCAACGACGACCGGGCGTCGTCTCCGAGCTTCTTCGAGTCGATGTGCTCCTTCAAAGCAGCGAGCACGGGAAGAAGGCCGAAGCCAGGAAGCCATTTCTGGTCAAAGACGCCGAAACCGTCTGGACCAACGTGCTGGATGAGCTGCAGGGCCCGCTCGATCGCTGCAGCCGCTCGATGCCAATCGGCCACAAAACCTTCAGGCGCCAGATCGATGAGCACACGTGGTCGAACTTCCTGATCTCTCAGCAGGGCGATCGTCCGCAGCATCAGGACACCGAATTTGTTCTTGTCTGCCTTGCCGCCCGACCAGGTTCGCAGCCGCTCGTGCTTTTCGCAGGCTTCGTCCCACAGCTTGTGGAGATGAATTCCCGATCGATACAGCCGGGCCGTGAGGAGGTCGTAGACCGAGAGTTCGACACCAGTCGAATTCAGCTTCTCGAAGATCGCGCAGACTTGGGCGAGGGTCGACTTGTCCGCCTCGTTGACGAGAGGTAGCTCGATCACCGGCACTTCGAAAAGGCTGAAGGCGTGAATCGCCTCCTTCCATCGGGGGCGGAGCTCCGACTTGTACGTCTCGACGGCCTTGGGCTCGTGTTTGTGAAGCCAGTCCTCAAAGCCGTCGAGCCACTTGTCGAACAGGTGCCACGACAGATCGGTACACGGGAGGATCCGCCGTTCGTACTGGACCTCGACACGATCCAGACCATCGAGCTCGTTGAGCGCCCGGTCAAA from Deltaproteobacteria bacterium harbors:
- a CDS encoding DUF262 domain-containing protein yields the protein MQLTPATRKLVDIVAQAHEGKVCLPNFQRDFVWPRDQIADLLRSILRRYYVGSLLFLRCDPNSPPFSPKELRGAAPKSTTLAPEFLVLDGQQRLTSLVYALHAPKLSLKDSSRPRRFFVDLEKLRATPEDDEIVFDRALNELDGLDRVEVQYERRILPCTDLSWHLFDKWLDGFEDWLHKHEPKAVETYKSELRPRWKEAIHAFSLFEVPVIELPLVNEADKSTLAQVCAIFEKLNSTGVELSVYDLLTARLYRSGIHLHKLWDEACEKHERLRTWSGGKADKNKFGVLMLRTIALLRDQEVRPRVLIDLAPEGFVADWHRAAAAIERALQLIQHVGPDGFGVFDQKWLPGFGLLPVLAALKEHIDSKKLGDDARSSLRRWYWCNVFLERYSSAVESKSRKDYQEMLRLWSGESGTPSVFSEAQSRIGSSGFTVRHSASHASAIYCGVFCLLAARGARDWSRAESIQLQQLEDHHIFPKAYLKRSALKARIDVNSIVNRTLISDETNRKILDQPPAEYVSDTDVFPKGPSADILDAHFIDAVGLKAMQAAIDGDGPSALSAYEAFRNRRERLILSEIRKVCGIAEPSTTTLSEDSAAQDSEDEDAATG